The Canis aureus isolate CA01 chromosome 22, VMU_Caureus_v.1.0, whole genome shotgun sequence genome has a window encoding:
- the ARPP21 gene encoding cAMP-regulated phosphoprotein 21 isoform X17 → MSEPGDLNRAVVEEGGTEQDSATPENGIVKSESLDEEEKLELQRRLAAQNQERRKSKSGAGKGKLTRSLAVCEESSARPGGESLQDQESIHLQLSSFPSLQEDDKSRKDDSEREKEKDKNKDKTSEKPKIRMLSKDCSQEYTDSTGIDLHEFLINTLKNNSRDRMILLKMEQEIIDFIGDNNNHYKKFPQMSSYQRMLVHRVAAYFGLDHNVDQTGKSVIINKTSNTRIPEQRFCEHLKDEKGEESQKRFILKRDNSSIDKEDNQHKLSWILSTDRGPTGVAVNNKPCYGEDRWILQLS, encoded by the exons ATGTCTGAGCCAGGAGACCTGAATCGGGCAGTAGTGGAGGAGGGCGGGACTGAGCAGGATTCGGCCACCCCAGAGAATGGCATTGTGAAATCCGAGAGCCTGGATGAAGAGGAGAAGCTGGAACTGCAG AGGCGGTTGGCAGCTCAgaaccaagaaagaagaaaatccaag TCAGGAGCAGGGAAAGGTAAACTGACTCGCAGTCTTGCCGTTTGTGAAGAATCCTCAGCCAGACCAGGAGGGGAAAGTCTTCAGGATCAG GAATCAATTCATTTacagctttccagttttcccagcctGCAAGAGGATGATAAATCTAGGAAAGATgactcagaaagagaaaaagaaaaggataaaaacaaagataaaacctCTGAAAAACCCAAGATCAGAATGTTATCAAAAG ATTGCAGCCAAGAATACACGGATTCTACTGGCATAGACTTACATGAGTTTCTGATTAACACATTAAAGAATAATTCCAG GGACAGGATGATACTCTTGAAAATGGAGCAGGAAATTATTGATTTCATTGGTGACAACAA tAATCATTATAAAAAGTTCCCTCAGATGTCATCCTATCAGAGGATGCTTGTTCATCGAGTGGCAGCTTACTTTGGGTTGGATCACAATGTGGATCAAACAGGGAAATCTGTTATCATCAACAAGACCAGCAACACAAGAAT ACCAGAGCAAAGGTTTTGTGaacatttaaaagatgaaaaaggtGAAGAATCCCAGAAGCGGTTTATCTTGAAGCGAGATAACTCTAGTATTGATAAAGAAGACAATCAG CACAAATTGAGCTGGATTCTCAGTACGGACCGAGGACCAACCGGTGTAGCTGTAAACAACAAACCTTGTTATGGTGAGGACAGGTGGATTTTGCAACTATCCTAA
- the ARPP21 gene encoding cAMP-regulated phosphoprotein 21 isoform X18, translated as MSEPGDLNRAVVEEGGTEQDSATPENGIVKSESLDEEEKLELQRRLAAQNQERRKSKSGAGKGKLTRSLAVCEESSARPGGESLQDQTL; from the exons ATGTCTGAGCCAGGAGACCTGAATCGGGCAGTAGTGGAGGAGGGCGGGACTGAGCAGGATTCGGCCACCCCAGAGAATGGCATTGTGAAATCCGAGAGCCTGGATGAAGAGGAGAAGCTGGAACTGCAG AGGCGGTTGGCAGCTCAgaaccaagaaagaagaaaatccaag TCAGGAGCAGGGAAAGGTAAACTGACTCGCAGTCTTGCCGTTTGTGAAGAATCCTCAGCCAGACCAGGAGGGGAAAGTCTTCAGGATCAG actCTCTGA